Proteins encoded in a region of the Balneola sp. genome:
- a CDS encoding 50S ribosomal protein L1 yields the protein MAKRGKKYQQVAELVNPEVEYSLEEACDLVKKTSTTSFDASVDIDIRLGVDPRHADQMVRGTVSLPHGTGKEVRVLALVNEAKQAEATEAGADHVGLDDYIAQIEGGWAEIDVIIATPDVMGKLGKLGRFLGPRGLMPNPKSGTVTMDVAAAVKQVKAGQIDFRVDKTGILHTSVGKVSFGAADLKENAEAFLQTVMKLKPASAKGTYVKSVYMSSTMGPSIPISRTAVTALN from the coding sequence ATGGCAAAAAGAGGAAAAAAATATCAACAAGTCGCCGAATTGGTTAATCCAGAGGTAGAATATTCTTTGGAAGAAGCTTGTGATCTCGTTAAGAAAACTTCTACTACCAGCTTTGACGCTTCCGTAGATATCGACATCCGTTTAGGTGTTGATCCACGGCATGCTGATCAGATGGTACGTGGTACAGTGAGTTTACCTCATGGTACTGGTAAAGAAGTAAGGGTATTAGCCCTTGTTAACGAAGCAAAGCAAGCCGAAGCTACTGAAGCTGGAGCCGACCATGTGGGCTTGGATGATTATATCGCACAAATTGAAGGAGGCTGGGCGGAAATAGATGTTATTATCGCCACGCCGGATGTAATGGGCAAACTCGGTAAGCTTGGACGCTTTTTAGGTCCTCGTGGATTGATGCCAAACCCAAAAAGTGGAACCGTAACTATGGATGTAGCTGCTGCTGTAAAGCAGGTTAAAGCTGGTCAAATCGATTTCCGTGTTGACAAAACCGGAATCTTGCACACATCTGTAGGTAAAGTAAGCTTCGGAGCTGCTGATTTGAAAGAGAATGCAGAAGCATTTCTTCAAACAGTAATGAAACTGAAGCCTGCCTCAGCAAAAGGCACGTATGTTAAAAGCGTGTATATGAGTTCCACCATGGGGCCGAGCATCCCGATAAGCAGAACCGCAGTTACAGCTCTTAATTAG
- the rpoC gene encoding DNA-directed RNA polymerase subunit beta' has protein sequence MPITKTLAVTNDFNSIGISLASAETILSRSHGEVLTPETINYRTFKPEMDGLFCEKIFGPVKDYECHCGKYKRIRYKGIICDRCGVEVTRKAVRRERMGHITLTVPVVHIWYFKSLPNKIAYLLGLSSKNLDRIVYYETFVIINPGLARDLGYAKGDLISEEEKYDIFDQLPEDNFDLDDDDEDKFIVKEGADALAAMLADLDLDDLAYQLRYEVKNETSQMRKKKKLKRLQVIESFRAAAMHTENRPEWMCQSVIPVIPPELRPLVPLEGGRFATSDLNDLYRRVIIRNNRLKRLIDIKAPDVILRNEKRMLQEAVDSLYDNSRKSNAVRNNNRPLKSLSDMLKGKSGRFRQNLLGKRVDYSGRSVIVVGPELKMHECGLPKEMAVELYKPFIIRRLIERGYVKTVKSAKKVVDRRDAVVWEVLENVIDGHPVLLNRAPTLHRLGIQAFQPVLIEEKAIRLHPLACTAFNADFDGDQMAVHLPLSHDAVLEASVLMLGSHNILSPASGGPIAVPSQDMILGLYYLTKPRSGQLGEGKTFASPDEVIVAFDQNRLHIHAKINVRIATVNAEGEVEHEVVKTSTGRVIFNEIVPDEMGFINKTLGKKELRILIGDIHAKCGTAKTSAFLDDMKKIGYENATLGGLSFSLEDIIIPDMKANLINGAKDEVTDIQGRYEMGFITDNERYNQVIDKWTSTTNRVSETLFQALADDREGFNPVFMMADSGARGSKEQIRQLGGMRGLMAKPQKSSMQQGNEVIENPILSSFKEGLTVLEYFISTHGARKGLADTALKTADAGYLTRRLVDVSQDVIITEEDCGTLRGIKMSALKDNEDIIERLEDRIIGRFSLYDIVDPITDELICEANQMIDEDVAKRIAETSIEEVDIRSVLTCETGRGVCAKCYGRDLARGTVVEKGEAVGVIAAQSIGEPGTQLTLRTFHVGGTASRLEADSQHKAKFDGKVEFENIRVVVYDDGEEEHNIVLSRAGELKIVDDEGKVLISYNVPYGCEMIVEEGDMVPKGAQLCKWDPYNALIFSEIDGTLHYKDILEGVTFTDDTDAQTGHREKVIIDSKDRALVPTLAVKGKGDIIRESTLPVDTHIVVDDGEKVFSGQVIAKIPRATSKSKDITAGLPRVTELFEARSPSDPAAVSEIDGIVEMGGRKRGSQEVIIKSKDGTDEKKYLISLSKHILVQSNDFVKAGQPLSDGTIPAQDILNILGPYAVQSYLVNEIQEVYRLQGVKINDKHIEVIVSTMMQKAEITDPGDTMFLEGDKVDRFEVNLRNDELIGKFIITDEGGSELKKGTILDRREVRDINNGLIKEGKDELQIREAEPAISKPILLGITRAALSTESWLSAASFQETTKVLTQASIEAKKDFLRGLKENVVVGHKVPAGTGLREYNEIIVGTKRDFEEGDEEIAKVFEALGGDDAEAIEGE, from the coding sequence TTGCCAATAACAAAAACATTAGCAGTAACGAACGATTTTAATAGCATCGGAATATCCCTTGCTTCTGCTGAAACAATTCTATCACGTTCTCATGGAGAAGTTCTTACTCCTGAGACTATCAACTATAGAACTTTCAAGCCGGAAATGGACGGTCTTTTCTGTGAGAAGATCTTCGGGCCTGTAAAAGACTATGAGTGCCATTGTGGAAAGTACAAGCGGATCAGATATAAAGGGATCATTTGTGACCGTTGTGGTGTTGAAGTAACAAGAAAAGCTGTTCGAAGAGAGCGTATGGGGCACATTACCCTTACCGTTCCTGTAGTACACATTTGGTATTTCAAGTCATTACCAAACAAAATTGCCTACTTACTAGGTCTGTCTTCTAAAAATCTGGATCGAATTGTTTATTACGAAACTTTCGTAATCATCAATCCAGGATTAGCTCGCGACTTAGGATACGCTAAAGGTGACCTTATTTCTGAAGAAGAGAAGTATGACATCTTTGACCAGTTACCAGAAGACAATTTTGATCTTGATGATGACGACGAGGATAAATTCATTGTAAAAGAAGGAGCAGATGCTCTTGCAGCTATGCTTGCAGATCTGGATCTGGATGATCTTGCTTATCAATTACGCTACGAGGTTAAAAATGAAACCTCACAAATGCGTAAGAAAAAGAAGCTAAAGAGACTTCAGGTTATCGAGTCTTTCCGTGCCGCAGCAATGCACACAGAAAACCGGCCAGAATGGATGTGCCAGAGCGTAATTCCGGTAATTCCACCAGAACTGCGTCCATTAGTACCACTTGAGGGTGGTCGTTTTGCTACTTCTGACCTTAACGATTTGTATCGAAGAGTAATTATTCGAAACAATCGTTTAAAGAGATTGATTGATATCAAAGCTCCTGATGTGATTCTTCGAAATGAGAAGCGTATGCTTCAGGAAGCTGTTGATTCATTATATGACAACTCGCGTAAGTCAAACGCTGTTCGGAATAACAATCGTCCGTTGAAATCTCTAAGCGACATGCTTAAAGGTAAGAGCGGTCGTTTCCGTCAAAACCTCTTAGGTAAGCGTGTTGATTACTCTGGCCGTTCTGTAATTGTAGTAGGACCAGAGCTTAAGATGCATGAGTGTGGCCTTCCAAAGGAAATGGCAGTTGAACTTTATAAGCCATTCATTATCCGTAGACTTATCGAGCGTGGTTATGTAAAAACCGTGAAAAGCGCCAAGAAAGTTGTTGATCGCAGAGATGCGGTAGTTTGGGAAGTTCTTGAGAATGTAATTGACGGACACCCGGTACTTCTAAACCGTGCTCCAACGCTTCACCGGTTAGGTATTCAGGCTTTCCAGCCGGTGCTTATTGAGGAAAAGGCGATTCGTCTGCATCCATTAGCGTGTACAGCATTTAATGCTGACTTTGATGGTGATCAGATGGCGGTTCACTTACCGTTGAGTCATGATGCGGTGCTTGAAGCTTCTGTATTGATGCTTGGATCACATAACATCTTGAGCCCTGCGAGTGGTGGTCCTATTGCGGTTCCATCTCAGGATATGATCTTGGGTCTTTATTATTTAACAAAGCCAAGAAGCGGTCAATTAGGAGAAGGAAAAACATTTGCATCTCCTGATGAAGTAATCGTTGCTTTCGATCAGAACAGACTTCATATCCATGCCAAAATCAATGTTCGAATCGCTACTGTAAATGCAGAAGGTGAAGTAGAACATGAGGTAGTAAAAACTTCTACCGGGCGGGTTATCTTTAATGAGATTGTTCCGGATGAAATGGGCTTCATCAATAAAACACTAGGTAAGAAAGAGCTTAGAATACTTATTGGTGATATCCATGCAAAATGTGGTACAGCCAAGACGTCTGCTTTCCTTGATGACATGAAGAAGATTGGATATGAAAACGCTACGCTAGGTGGTCTTTCATTCTCTCTTGAAGACATCATCATTCCTGATATGAAAGCCAACCTGATTAACGGTGCGAAAGATGAAGTAACTGATATTCAGGGACGTTATGAAATGGGATTCATTACCGATAATGAGCGTTATAACCAGGTTATCGATAAGTGGACAAGTACTACTAACCGTGTATCTGAAACTCTGTTCCAGGCGCTAGCTGATGACAGAGAAGGTTTCAACCCTGTATTTATGATGGCCGATTCTGGTGCGAGGGGTTCAAAAGAGCAGATTCGTCAGCTTGGTGGTATGCGAGGTCTGATGGCTAAGCCTCAGAAGAGTTCAATGCAACAGGGTAACGAGGTAATCGAGAATCCGATTCTTTCTTCGTTCAAAGAGGGATTAACGGTACTTGAATACTTCATCTCTACGCACGGTGCTCGTAAAGGTCTTGCTGATACGGCTCTTAAAACTGCCGATGCCGGTTATCTAACACGTCGTCTTGTTGATGTATCTCAGGATGTGATTATTACCGAAGAAGATTGCGGTACACTTCGTGGTATCAAGATGTCGGCATTAAAAGATAATGAAGACATTATTGAGCGCCTAGAAGATCGTATCATTGGCCGATTCTCTCTATATGATATTGTCGATCCAATTACTGATGAGCTTATTTGTGAAGCAAATCAGATGATTGATGAAGATGTAGCAAAGAGAATTGCCGAAACTTCAATCGAAGAAGTAGATATTCGATCTGTACTTACCTGTGAAACAGGTAGAGGTGTGTGTGCAAAATGTTATGGACGTGACCTTGCAAGGGGAACCGTGGTAGAAAAGGGTGAGGCAGTAGGTGTTATTGCTGCACAATCTATCGGTGAGCCAGGTACACAGCTTACACTTCGTACTTTCCACGTTGGTGGTACGGCATCTCGTCTGGAAGCAGATTCGCAGCACAAAGCTAAATTCGACGGTAAGGTTGAATTCGAGAACATACGTGTTGTTGTTTATGATGATGGCGAAGAAGAGCATAACATCGTTCTTAGCCGTGCAGGCGAATTGAAGATTGTTGATGATGAAGGTAAGGTTCTTATCAGCTACAATGTGCCTTATGGTTGTGAAATGATTGTTGAAGAAGGTGATATGGTTCCTAAAGGAGCCCAGCTCTGTAAATGGGATCCATATAACGCACTTATCTTCTCTGAAATTGATGGTACTTTGCACTACAAGGATATCCTTGAAGGGGTGACCTTTACGGATGACACTGATGCGCAAACAGGCCACCGCGAAAAGGTAATTATCGATTCAAAAGATAGAGCGCTTGTACCTACTCTTGCAGTAAAAGGCAAAGGCGATATCATAAGAGAAAGTACTCTACCAGTAGATACCCACATTGTTGTGGATGATGGTGAGAAAGTATTCTCAGGTCAGGTGATTGCAAAAATTCCTCGTGCTACCTCTAAATCGAAGGATATTACGGCGGGTCTTCCACGTGTGACTGAGTTGTTTGAAGCTCGATCACCAAGTGACCCGGCTGCGGTTTCTGAGATTGACGGTATTGTTGAAATGGGAGGAAGAAAAAGAGGTTCTCAAGAGGTAATCATCAAATCAAAAGATGGTACCGATGAGAAAAAATATCTAATCTCTTTGAGTAAGCATATCCTTGTTCAATCGAATGACTTTGTAAAAGCAGGTCAGCCACTTTCTGATGGTACTATTCCAGCTCAGGATATCCTGAATATACTTGGGCCATATGCAGTACAATCTTACCTGGTTAATGAGATCCAGGAGGTTTACCGCCTGCAAGGTGTGAAGATCAATGACAAGCACATTGAGGTAATTGTAAGCACCATGATGCAGAAAGCTGAAATCACCGACCCAGGCGACACTATGTTCCTGGAAGGCGATAAAGTAGACCGTTTTGAAGTAAACCTTCGAAATGATGAACTCATTGGTAAATTCATTATCACCGATGAGGGAGGAAGCGAGCTTAAGAAAGGTACTATCCTTGATCGTAGAGAAGTACGTGATATCAATAACGGATTGATCAAAGAAGGAAAAGACGAGTTGCAAATAAGAGAAGCTGAACCAGCTATCTCGAAGCCAATTCTTCTTGGAATTACCCGGGCTGCCCTTTCTACTGAAAGTTGGTTGTCAGCTGCCTCCTTCCAGGAAACCACAAAAGTTCTTACCCAGGCTTCTATCGAAGCCAAGAAGGACTTCCTCCGAGGTCTGAAAGAGAATGTGGTGGTAGGTCATAAAGTTCCTGCTGGTACAGGTCTCAGAGAGTACAACGAAATTATCGTTGGTACGAAGAGAGACTTCGAAGAAGGAGATGAGGAAATCGCAAAGGTATTTGAAGCCCTTGGTGGCGATGATGCCGAAGCAATTGAAGGAGAATAA
- the rplK gene encoding 50S ribosomal protein L11, giving the protein MAKKVERILKLQIVGGQANPAPPVGPALGQAGINIMEFCKAFNAKTQDKAGTVIPVEITVFADKSFTFKTKTPPAPVLLKQAAKIKSGSGEPNRAKVGTVTWSQCKEIAEQKMEDLNAFDVEAAAEMIAGTARSMGLRVNRDR; this is encoded by the coding sequence ATGGCTAAAAAAGTTGAAAGAATCCTGAAGCTCCAAATTGTTGGCGGGCAGGCAAACCCAGCCCCTCCTGTAGGACCGGCTCTCGGTCAGGCAGGTATCAACATTATGGAGTTTTGCAAAGCCTTTAATGCAAAGACTCAGGACAAAGCCGGAACGGTTATTCCTGTTGAAATCACCGTGTTCGCGGATAAGTCTTTTACCTTTAAGACTAAAACTCCGCCAGCACCTGTACTTCTTAAGCAGGCAGCCAAAATTAAATCCGGCTCAGGCGAACCTAACCGCGCTAAAGTGGGAACGGTAACCTGGAGCCAATGCAAGGAAATTGCGGAGCAGAAGATGGAGGACTTAAATGCGTTCGACGTTGAAGCAGCTGCCGAAATGATTGCAGGTACGGCTCGGAGTATGGGTCTTAGAGTAAACCGCGACAGGTAA
- a CDS encoding 50S ribosomal protein L7/L12: MADVNKLAEELVNLTIKEANELAKVLEEEYDIKPAAAAVAVAGPAAGGDGGAGGAEEKTEFDVVLESAGAKKIAVIKEVRGITGLGLKEAKELVDGAPNTIKEGVAKDEAEEIKGKLEEAGATVELK, translated from the coding sequence ATGGCTGACGTTAACAAACTAGCTGAAGAGCTTGTCAACCTAACTATCAAAGAAGCAAACGAACTAGCTAAAGTTCTAGAAGAAGAATACGACATCAAACCTGCTGCGGCTGCTGTTGCAGTTGCAGGACCAGCTGCTGGTGGAGACGGTGGTGCTGGTGGAGCAGAAGAAAAAACTGAATTTGATGTAGTTCTTGAATCTGCTGGTGCTAAGAAAATCGCTGTAATTAAAGAAGTACGCGGTATCACTGGCCTAGGTCTTAAAGAAGCTAAAGAATTAGTAGACGGCGCTCCTAACACTATCAAGGAAGGCGTTGCTAAAGATGAAGCAGAAGAGATCAAAGGCAAGCTTGAAGAAGCTGGAGCTACTGTAGAGCTCAAGTAA
- the rpoB gene encoding DNA-directed RNA polymerase subunit beta — MQIIPNTERQSFGRTKHVLDYPDFLDIQLESFEKFVQLDIAPNERENQGLQRIFNENFPIQDTRETHILEFLYYNVDVPRYTIKECQDRGLTYSVPLKAKLRLSSVDDSDEASETIEQEVFLGDLPWMTNRGTFIINGAERVIVSQLHRSPGVFFGQSVHPNGTQLYSARVIPFKGSWIEFTTDIRDVLWAYIDRKKKIPATTLLRALGYSTDLELLSLFELSDDVKFGTKADYNKKLVGQRLAQNIIVEEMEEVVDDETGEVSEALNRKIIFERDHQLTEDDYGMLKDAEVKTVLIQKITAEESERSVMMNTLRKDPTWDEHSALGEVYQQIRSGEMPDPETSRAILERLFFSDKKYDLGEVGRYRLNKRLRLDLTDVQFLTKEDIVAIIKEVIRLKNLKSQVDDIDHLSNRRIRTVGEQLGQQFAIGLARMARTIRERMNSRDAEQLTPQDLVNARTISSVINTFFGTNQLSQFMDQTNPLAELTHKRRMSALGPGGLTRERAGFEVRDVHYTHYGRLCPIETPEGPNIGLISSLCIHAKVNDFGFIETPYRKVKDGKVGKSVEYLAAEQEDETVIAQANAELDEKGMFKNDLVFSRMREGNYSNARKDEIEYMDVATNQITSLAAALIPFIEHDDANRALMGSNMQRQAVPLLRPEAPVVGTGLEHRAARDSRAIITAEADGEVVYVSATEVHVKYDRTEMEQNCYFDGGVKVYNLEKFTRTNQDTATNQRPIVKVGDKVKKHQAIVDGCSTDGGELALGRNLLVAFMPWRGYNFEDAIVISERIVQEDIYTSIHVTEFEQQVRDTKRGEEELTREIPNVSEEATRNLNERGMIRVGAKINPGDILVGKITPKGETDPTPEEKLLRAIFGDKAGDVKDASLKTPPGVSGTVINTKLFSRKRDELVSRKEEKKRVEQEQERHTEKLTELNQQWADKMYSLLRDKTSPGVFNYSNVELIPKGEKYKKSVFEEIDPVNINENIDWATDQELVKHVKLLFHNYRELRRHIDSEAKRRTFAIQVGDELPPGIIQKAKVYIAKKRKLQVGDKMAGRHGNKGVVAKIVPVEDMPFMEDGTPVDICLNPLGVPSRMNLGQIYETILGWAAKKLGTTFASPIFDGASMDDVKAKLAEAGLPEDGRVNLYDGRTGEAFSQKTTVGYIYMIKLNHLVQDKMHSRSIGPYSLITQQPLGGKAQFGGQRLGEMEVWALYAYGASSILKEMLTVKSDDVKGRSKVYEAIVKGENLPDGDVPESFKVLLRELMGLGLEIHLD, encoded by the coding sequence ATGCAAATAATTCCAAATACGGAACGCCAATCTTTTGGGCGCACTAAACATGTTTTAGACTATCCGGACTTCCTGGATATTCAACTAGAGTCTTTTGAAAAATTCGTACAACTTGATATTGCTCCAAACGAGCGAGAGAATCAAGGATTACAGCGAATATTTAACGAGAACTTTCCTATTCAGGATACTCGTGAGACTCACATTCTAGAATTTTTATACTACAATGTGGATGTGCCCCGATACACGATCAAAGAATGCCAGGATCGTGGTCTTACATATTCGGTACCACTAAAAGCTAAGCTTAGATTATCATCAGTAGATGACAGTGATGAAGCCAGCGAAACCATCGAACAGGAAGTTTTCTTAGGAGATCTTCCATGGATGACCAACCGTGGTACCTTCATCATTAACGGTGCAGAGCGAGTAATTGTAAGTCAATTACACCGATCTCCGGGGGTATTCTTCGGACAGTCTGTTCACCCAAATGGTACCCAACTTTATTCTGCACGAGTAATACCTTTTAAAGGTTCATGGATCGAATTCACTACTGATATCAGAGACGTACTATGGGCGTATATTGATAGAAAGAAAAAGATTCCTGCTACTACTCTATTACGTGCACTTGGCTACTCCACTGACTTGGAATTATTGAGTCTATTCGAGCTTTCTGATGACGTTAAATTCGGAACAAAAGCTGATTACAATAAAAAGCTAGTTGGTCAGCGCCTTGCTCAAAACATCATCGTTGAAGAGATGGAAGAGGTAGTTGATGATGAGACTGGTGAAGTATCTGAAGCATTAAATAGAAAAATCATCTTCGAGCGTGATCATCAACTAACGGAAGATGATTATGGAATGTTAAAAGATGCGGAAGTTAAAACCGTTCTTATACAAAAAATTACTGCTGAAGAGTCTGAGCGTTCAGTAATGATGAATACGCTCCGAAAGGATCCAACATGGGATGAGCATTCTGCACTCGGAGAAGTATATCAGCAAATTCGTTCTGGTGAGATGCCAGACCCTGAAACATCTCGAGCTATTCTTGAAAGATTATTCTTCAGCGATAAGAAGTACGATCTTGGCGAAGTTGGTCGATACAGACTTAACAAGCGACTTAGATTGGATCTCACGGATGTACAGTTCCTTACAAAAGAGGACATTGTTGCCATTATTAAGGAGGTAATCCGTCTTAAGAACTTGAAATCTCAAGTTGATGATATTGATCACTTGAGTAATCGACGTATTCGTACAGTTGGTGAGCAGTTAGGTCAGCAATTCGCGATAGGTTTGGCTCGTATGGCCAGAACCATTCGTGAGCGAATGAACTCTCGTGATGCTGAGCAGTTGACTCCACAGGATCTTGTGAATGCACGTACTATTTCAAGTGTGATTAATACTTTCTTTGGTACTAATCAGCTTTCTCAGTTTATGGATCAAACCAATCCATTAGCAGAATTGACACACAAGCGTCGTATGTCTGCACTAGGGCCTGGTGGTCTTACTCGTGAACGAGCTGGTTTTGAGGTTCGTGACGTTCACTATACTCATTACGGTAGACTTTGTCCGATTGAAACACCTGAAGGCCCGAATATCGGTTTGATTTCTTCTCTTTGCATTCATGCAAAAGTGAATGACTTCGGCTTCATTGAAACTCCTTACCGAAAAGTGAAAGACGGTAAAGTAGGTAAGTCGGTTGAGTATCTAGCCGCTGAGCAGGAAGATGAAACTGTGATTGCCCAGGCTAATGCTGAGTTAGACGAAAAAGGAATGTTTAAAAACGATCTCGTTTTCTCCAGAATGCGTGAGGGTAACTACTCGAATGCTCGCAAGGATGAAATCGAATATATGGATGTTGCTACCAACCAGATTACCTCTTTGGCAGCAGCATTAATTCCTTTTATTGAGCATGATGATGCGAACCGTGCCTTGATGGGCTCGAACATGCAACGTCAGGCAGTACCACTTCTTCGTCCGGAAGCACCTGTAGTAGGTACCGGACTAGAACACAGAGCAGCTCGCGATTCAAGAGCTATCATTACTGCAGAAGCTGATGGTGAAGTAGTATATGTAAGTGCTACTGAAGTACATGTTAAGTACGATCGTACTGAAATGGAGCAGAACTGCTACTTTGATGGCGGTGTAAAAGTGTACAATCTTGAGAAGTTCACCAGAACTAACCAGGATACAGCTACCAACCAACGTCCAATTGTAAAGGTTGGAGACAAGGTGAAGAAACACCAGGCTATCGTAGACGGATGCTCTACAGATGGTGGAGAACTAGCACTAGGTAGAAACCTGCTGGTAGCTTTCATGCCTTGGAGAGGATATAACTTCGAGGATGCGATCGTAATTTCAGAGCGTATCGTTCAGGAAGATATTTATACGTCTATCCACGTAACTGAATTCGAGCAGCAAGTTAGAGATACCAAGCGAGGTGAAGAAGAGCTTACTCGTGAAATTCCTAACGTGAGCGAAGAAGCTACTCGTAACCTTAATGAGCGTGGAATGATCCGCGTTGGAGCGAAAATCAACCCGGGTGATATCCTTGTTGGTAAGATTACTCCTAAAGGTGAAACTGATCCTACTCCGGAAGAAAAACTTCTACGTGCTATCTTTGGTGACAAAGCTGGTGATGTAAAAGATGCTTCTCTAAAAACACCTCCAGGTGTGTCCGGAACAGTAATCAACACGAAGTTATTCAGCCGCAAACGCGACGAATTAGTTTCTCGAAAAGAAGAGAAAAAGCGTGTTGAGCAGGAACAAGAAAGACATACTGAAAAGCTTACTGAACTAAACCAGCAGTGGGCAGATAAAATGTATTCTCTGCTTCGAGATAAAACTTCTCCAGGTGTATTCAACTACAGCAATGTAGAGCTTATTCCAAAAGGCGAGAAGTACAAGAAGTCTGTATTTGAAGAAATTGACCCGGTAAACATCAATGAGAATATTGACTGGGCAACTGACCAGGAACTAGTGAAGCATGTTAAGCTTCTGTTCCACAACTACCGTGAGCTTCGTCGTCATATAGATAGTGAAGCCAAGCGAAGAACATTTGCAATTCAGGTAGGAGATGAGCTACCTCCTGGAATCATCCAAAAAGCAAAAGTATATATCGCTAAGAAGCGTAAGCTTCAGGTAGGTGATAAGATGGCGGGTCGTCACGGTAACAAAGGTGTTGTTGCTAAGATCGTACCTGTTGAGGACATGCCATTCATGGAAGATGGTACCCCGGTTGACATCTGTCTAAACCCGCTAGGTGTACCTTCTCGTATGAACCTTGGTCAGATTTACGAAACTATTCTTGGATGGGCTGCCAAGAAGCTTGGAACCACATTTGCTTCACCAATTTTTGACGGTGCCAGCATGGATGATGTGAAAGCCAAGCTTGCAGAAGCAGGTCTTCCGGAAGATGGTCGTGTGAATCTATACGATGGTAGAACAGGAGAGGCGTTCTCTCAAAAAACTACAGTTGGTTACATTTACATGATCAAATTGAATCACCTGGTTCAGGATAAGATGCACTCTCGTTCTATCGGGCCATACTCGCTTATCACTCAGCAGCCACTTGGTGGTAAAGCTCAGTTTGGTGGTCAGCGACTTGGTGAGATGGAGGTATGGGCACTATATGCATACGGTGCTTCAAGCATCCTGAAAGAAATGCTCACTGTAAAAAGTGACGACGTTAAAGGACGTTCCAAAGTTTATGAAGCCATTGTAAAAGGTGAAAACCTTCCTGATGGAGACGTTCCGGAATCATTCAAGGTATTATTACGAGAGCTTATGGGTCTCGGACTTGAAATCCATTTAGACTAA
- the secE gene encoding preprotein translocase subunit SecE, with product MEKLINFFESVGNEFKKVSWPTQKELVDNTIIVVVFSIIVSAFIFGIDQVYSTVLEAIYNR from the coding sequence ATGGAAAAACTTATAAATTTCTTTGAGAGTGTAGGTAACGAGTTCAAAAAAGTGTCCTGGCCTACCCAAAAAGAATTAGTAGATAACACAATTATTGTAGTTGTATTCTCGATCATAGTATCAGCATTTATTTTCGGAATTGATCAGGTGTATAGCACAGTACTAGAAGCTATTTATAACAGATAA
- a CDS encoding 50S ribosomal protein L10 — MPTAEKRAVLDEISENLKNANAVYITNYSGMSVDEANQLRGAFRKGNVFFKVYKNKLMKLAMEEVGGYDAIIPSLNEQNAFAFVEEELSAPAKVLKDFIKDNNKPHFKAAIIDGEFFGEDKLDALASMKSKNEIIGDILGLLSAPMANVLGALNASGSNLVGAVKTIAEKGEN; from the coding sequence ATGCCTACAGCAGAAAAAAGAGCAGTATTAGACGAAATCTCAGAAAATTTAAAAAATGCCAATGCGGTGTATATCACCAATTATTCTGGCATGTCTGTAGATGAAGCTAACCAACTGCGAGGTGCATTTCGTAAGGGAAATGTCTTCTTCAAAGTTTACAAGAACAAGCTTATGAAACTTGCTATGGAAGAGGTTGGAGGATACGACGCTATCATTCCTTCTCTAAATGAGCAAAATGCATTCGCTTTTGTTGAAGAAGAATTATCTGCACCAGCAAAGGTTTTAAAAGATTTTATCAAGGATAACAACAAGCCACACTTTAAAGCGGCCATCATAGATGGAGAGTTTTTTGGTGAGGACAAGCTAGACGCTCTAGCATCAATGAAATCTAAAAATGAGATCATTGGTGATATCCTTGGTTTACTATCCGCCCCTATGGCAAATGTACTTGGAGCGCTCAACGCGTCTGGGTCAAACCTTGTTGGAGCTGTGAAAACCATCGCCGAAAAAGGCGAAAACTAA
- the nusG gene encoding transcription termination/antitermination protein NusG, protein MSNELEHGWYVVRCFSSHEKKVKEFLEREIEDQDLGDKIIDILVPTETVVEIRGGKKRTREKNFFPGYILLNTHYDEEVNNLIQSAPSCLGFLKGKADLVPSPLKKHEVQRIIGRVQEAGDELRNVEIPYSEGDLVKVISGPFKDFDGTVQEVNPEKLKLRVLVSIFGRRTPVEVDVNQVESTT, encoded by the coding sequence ATGAGTAATGAATTGGAGCATGGCTGGTATGTGGTACGCTGCTTTTCCAGCCATGAGAAAAAAGTAAAAGAGTTTCTTGAGCGTGAGATCGAAGACCAGGATCTGGGAGATAAGATTATAGATATCCTGGTACCTACTGAGACCGTAGTAGAGATTCGCGGAGGTAAGAAGCGTACCCGGGAGAAGAACTTTTTCCCAGGGTATATTTTGTTGAATACTCATTACGATGAAGAGGTAAATAACCTCATACAAAGTGCACCATCATGCCTTGGCTTTTTGAAAGGAAAAGCTGATTTGGTGCCCTCTCCTCTGAAAAAGCACGAAGTTCAACGCATCATTGGGCGAGTGCAGGAAGCTGGAGATGAATTACGGAATGTTGAGATTCCGTACAGTGAAGGCGACTTGGTAAAAGTGATATCAGGACCATTCAAAGATTTCGATGGTACTGTGCAGGAGGTGAACCCTGAAAAACTCAAGCTCAGGGTATTGGTAAGTATTTTCGGAAGAAGAACTCCTGTTGAAGTAGATGTAAACCAGGTCGAGTCCACTACATAA